A region of Pyxidicoccus trucidator DNA encodes the following proteins:
- a CDS encoding helix-turn-helix transcriptional regulator, whose protein sequence is MSQAAKPLSEGDIAACNVIPAFETSLRFGATEGELASRLGWRRQALLEPDARVSGASTYAHMELMFEKPRYPEFVVAAVRAYDAKSLGVVGLACKTVPTLGVAMACHARFQRLTNRTATYQTVLAADGLHIREQRDDPRFGSELISDYTMLVAVRLLSLLSDSPIPVRAVYSRRAGIPARERALYAETLGAAVTTGADCAALVLEPTVSELGVRKADAEMESYFLGILERALPTPDDAPRLLVQVRAVIRDHLQQGAPTLGGVARVLGLGERTLQRRLGELGLGFQSLVDDTRRALAEGYLKQPELSLAEVAYLLGFVEQASFFRAFRRWYGMTPQAYRKRLSPL, encoded by the coding sequence ATGTCGCAGGCCGCCAAACCACTGTCCGAAGGCGACATCGCCGCATGCAACGTCATCCCGGCATTCGAGACGTCGCTCCGGTTCGGCGCCACCGAGGGCGAACTGGCAAGTCGGCTCGGCTGGCGCCGACAGGCGTTGCTCGAGCCTGACGCGCGCGTCAGCGGCGCGTCGACGTACGCGCACATGGAGCTGATGTTCGAGAAGCCCCGCTATCCCGAGTTCGTCGTCGCAGCGGTGCGAGCGTATGACGCCAAGAGCCTCGGTGTTGTCGGCCTCGCCTGCAAGACCGTGCCGACCCTCGGCGTGGCGATGGCATGTCACGCCCGCTTCCAGAGGCTGACCAACCGCACCGCGACCTACCAGACGGTTCTCGCAGCCGACGGTTTGCACATCCGCGAGCAGCGAGACGATCCTCGCTTCGGCAGCGAGCTCATTTCCGACTACACGATGCTCGTTGCCGTCCGACTGCTTTCCCTGCTGAGCGACTCCCCCATCCCCGTGAGGGCGGTGTACAGCCGCCGGGCGGGGATTCCCGCGCGGGAGCGCGCGCTCTACGCGGAGACACTCGGCGCCGCCGTGACGACCGGCGCTGACTGCGCCGCGCTGGTCCTGGAGCCAACCGTCTCGGAGTTGGGCGTGCGCAAGGCGGACGCCGAGATGGAGAGCTACTTTCTCGGCATCCTCGAGCGCGCCCTGCCGACGCCCGATGACGCTCCGAGGCTGCTCGTCCAGGTGCGCGCCGTCATCCGAGACCACCTCCAGCAGGGCGCGCCGACCCTGGGGGGTGTCGCCCGAGTCCTGGGCCTCGGTGAGCGCACGTTGCAGCGCCGCCTTGGCGAGCTCGGTCTTGGCTTCCAATCGCTGGTCGACGACACGCGCAGGGCGCTGGCGGAGGGGTATCTGAAGCAACCGGAGCTGTCACTGGCCGAGGTTGCATACCTGCTCGGCTTCGTCGAGCAGGCGTCGTTCTTTCGAGCCTTTCGACGCTGGTACGGCATGACGCCTCAGGCCTACCGGAAGCGTCTCTCGCCGCTGTGA
- a CDS encoding carboxypeptidase regulatory-like domain-containing protein: MRGTAGASLLLALWLGGCVGEQESSPRPEEPETPTQQSQAASTARPPLVRGYIAARVGDGDRLPRHDVYLPGVKVFLRNLSTGATTDTDETDLSGRFTLPAELKTRFEVCWDAPGFITGCDSQHAFTVNAPVENVGTVLIPVDASGSTAVVWGKVSLADGSKPRKLSPLDNVNAFARVELQDKSGGRLYDTYVNNFGEYLLPRVPEKDPVVLRGSMESAKVLQPLHPDANLAGLPWHQVDLRFGNTPPRVKPLHAGDSGGRWVKSAAPGAVVTLKASAEDREGHPLEYLWSLDAGAGSLSATSGSSVQWTLPNVRGLFTARVLVYDGHGGYSEQSLSLRTDGAFVLFSGFVTDNLGAPLSAVKVEILTSAGNTTTTTNTSGFFRVFARDADRYVFNLRKPGYGMVSQNYDRGITGGRWRMQRATVVVVNPTLAIDLTSQRSASECPGRPSEKLDWRGKYASALTPQWQDGKGNVIPPPREQGALPLPNPQPPKPSCGPGMRVQIPANGLVDSLGRAPTGNVEIALTTIDLKSAQMPGDFTTAALNGQTLVAQSYGAGTVEIYSGNTKYNLKPGVTATVTIPVDPTQLATGAVLPNTIPVLYYDEVAGIWKEELTATLNAARTAYVAQAPHFSIINMDLVKTNQACVRVDSSALADAQYTLEIAVPMPAGAAPVYRTVLIDNAAAQLHALYNLPTNTNIVLVPIRQGSNVPIGTFVVNTGGEQNPTTPNAPAFPYAACATEVDFEDRVIPPPTIDFLHGLDSFAAIDLDELNEADPVQDALKDALEQASDNYYTQADPRSKRPTLDTFKTYNGFPAGEVRGVYANHVDLGFGRDMHCRKRLDFFGQDEVACYVSNYGNIGTADSADVEEARLAGTPVATVAMEFSPVESELGNPDEFDDPERVVKFYVYDETGTRVGKANLDNLGTRPIPQLCMVCHNGAYPGGDVPAPGFPSFPDRESVKMGSRFLPFDLQSYEFSTFAGFTKADMQDEMKSLNINYVLPTNPGAATTDLINGWYAGGALVQNEAYVVPGWNVPAEPLKGQTYRDMVGRSCRTCHVSQLDPDLAFTTTTQFINRLGSIEARVCVQHVMPHAKKTHDLFWDSTGPHQPGLLQIFGDTYGNVGNGWDGELCGTYVSGGSTPITDYTTVIQPIWNANCTVCHTGGSPPGELSLASAVSYAQLVNVGATQSTLDRIEPFSPNNSYVWHKLNGTQAGPPANGGGAQMPAGGAPPLSAGNLSSISSWINGGALP; encoded by the coding sequence ATGAGAGGTACGGCGGGGGCTTCCCTGCTCCTCGCCCTATGGCTCGGCGGCTGTGTCGGCGAACAGGAGTCTTCCCCGCGTCCGGAGGAGCCCGAGACGCCGACGCAGCAGTCTCAGGCGGCCAGCACCGCGCGGCCTCCGCTGGTGCGGGGCTACATCGCGGCTCGGGTGGGTGACGGAGACCGTCTTCCGCGCCACGACGTGTACCTGCCGGGTGTGAAGGTGTTCCTGCGCAACCTCTCCACGGGCGCGACCACCGATACCGACGAGACGGACCTGAGCGGGCGCTTCACCCTCCCCGCGGAGCTGAAGACCCGTTTCGAGGTGTGCTGGGATGCTCCGGGCTTCATCACCGGCTGTGACTCGCAGCACGCGTTCACCGTCAACGCCCCGGTGGAGAACGTGGGCACGGTGCTCATTCCCGTCGATGCGTCAGGCTCCACCGCCGTCGTCTGGGGCAAGGTGTCGCTCGCGGACGGCTCCAAGCCGCGCAAGCTGTCCCCCCTGGACAACGTCAACGCCTTCGCCCGCGTGGAGCTTCAGGACAAGTCCGGCGGCCGCCTGTACGACACGTATGTGAACAACTTCGGCGAGTACCTGCTGCCGCGGGTGCCGGAGAAGGACCCCGTCGTGCTGCGGGGCTCCATGGAGAGCGCCAAGGTCCTCCAGCCCCTCCACCCCGACGCCAACCTGGCCGGGCTGCCCTGGCACCAGGTGGACCTGAGGTTCGGCAACACTCCGCCCCGGGTAAAGCCCCTCCACGCCGGCGACTCGGGGGGCCGCTGGGTGAAGTCCGCGGCACCTGGCGCCGTGGTGACGCTCAAGGCGTCCGCGGAGGACCGCGAGGGCCACCCCCTCGAGTACCTGTGGAGCCTGGACGCGGGCGCGGGCTCGCTCAGCGCCACGTCGGGCTCGTCCGTGCAGTGGACGCTGCCCAACGTGCGCGGCCTCTTCACCGCGCGCGTGCTGGTGTACGACGGCCACGGCGGCTACTCGGAGCAGTCGCTGTCGCTGCGCACCGACGGTGCCTTCGTGCTCTTCTCCGGCTTCGTCACCGACAACCTCGGCGCCCCGCTGTCCGCCGTGAAGGTGGAAATCCTCACCAGCGCCGGCAACACCACCACCACGACCAACACCTCTGGCTTCTTCCGCGTCTTCGCGCGAGACGCGGACCGCTACGTCTTCAACCTGCGCAAGCCGGGCTACGGCATGGTGTCGCAGAACTACGACCGCGGCATCACCGGCGGTCGGTGGAGGATGCAGCGCGCCACCGTGGTGGTGGTCAATCCCACGCTGGCCATCGACCTGACCAGCCAGCGCAGCGCGTCGGAGTGCCCGGGCCGGCCCAGCGAGAAGCTCGACTGGAGGGGCAAGTACGCCTCCGCGCTCACCCCGCAGTGGCAGGACGGCAAGGGCAACGTCATCCCGCCCCCGAGGGAGCAGGGCGCACTGCCGCTGCCCAACCCGCAGCCTCCGAAGCCCTCCTGCGGCCCCGGCATGCGCGTGCAGATTCCCGCCAACGGGCTGGTGGACTCGCTGGGCCGCGCGCCCACGGGCAACGTCGAAATCGCCCTCACCACCATCGACCTGAAGTCCGCGCAGATGCCCGGTGACTTCACCACCGCCGCGCTCAACGGACAGACGCTGGTGGCGCAGAGCTATGGCGCCGGCACGGTGGAAATCTATAGCGGAAACACGAAGTACAACCTCAAGCCCGGCGTCACGGCCACCGTGACGATTCCGGTGGACCCGACGCAGCTGGCCACCGGCGCGGTGCTGCCGAACACCATCCCCGTGCTCTACTACGACGAGGTGGCGGGCATCTGGAAGGAGGAGCTGACCGCCACGCTCAACGCCGCGCGCACCGCGTACGTGGCGCAGGCGCCGCACTTCTCCATCATCAACATGGACCTGGTGAAGACCAACCAGGCGTGCGTGCGCGTGGACAGCAGTGCGCTGGCGGACGCGCAGTACACGCTGGAAATCGCCGTGCCCATGCCGGCCGGCGCCGCGCCCGTGTACCGCACCGTCCTCATCGACAACGCGGCGGCGCAGCTGCACGCCCTCTATAACCTGCCCACGAACACCAACATCGTCCTGGTGCCCATCCGCCAGGGCAGCAACGTCCCCATCGGCACGTTCGTGGTCAACACGGGCGGCGAGCAGAACCCCACCACGCCCAACGCGCCCGCCTTCCCGTATGCCGCGTGCGCCACGGAGGTGGACTTCGAGGACCGCGTCATTCCGCCGCCCACCATCGACTTCCTCCACGGCCTGGACTCGTTCGCCGCCATCGACCTGGACGAGCTGAACGAGGCGGACCCGGTGCAGGACGCGCTCAAGGACGCGCTGGAGCAGGCCTCCGATAACTACTACACGCAGGCGGACCCGCGCTCGAAGCGGCCCACCTTGGACACGTTCAAGACCTACAACGGCTTCCCGGCGGGCGAGGTGCGCGGCGTGTACGCCAACCACGTGGACCTGGGCTTCGGGCGTGACATGCACTGCCGGAAGCGGCTGGACTTCTTCGGCCAGGACGAGGTGGCCTGCTACGTCAGCAACTACGGCAACATCGGCACGGCCGACTCGGCGGACGTGGAGGAGGCGCGCCTGGCGGGTACGCCGGTGGCCACGGTGGCCATGGAGTTCTCTCCCGTCGAGTCGGAGCTCGGCAATCCCGACGAGTTCGACGACCCGGAGCGGGTGGTGAAGTTCTACGTCTACGATGAGACGGGCACCCGCGTGGGCAAGGCCAACCTGGACAACCTGGGCACGCGGCCCATTCCCCAGCTCTGCATGGTGTGCCACAACGGCGCGTACCCCGGCGGCGACGTCCCCGCTCCCGGCTTCCCGTCGTTCCCGGACCGTGAGTCGGTGAAGATGGGCTCGAGGTTCCTCCCGTTCGACCTGCAGTCGTATGAGTTCTCCACGTTCGCGGGCTTCACCAAGGCGGACATGCAGGACGAGATGAAGTCGCTGAACATCAACTACGTGCTGCCCACCAACCCGGGCGCGGCCACCACCGACCTCATCAACGGCTGGTACGCGGGCGGCGCGCTGGTGCAGAACGAGGCCTACGTGGTGCCGGGCTGGAACGTGCCCGCGGAGCCCCTCAAGGGACAGACGTACCGGGACATGGTGGGGCGCAGCTGCCGCACGTGCCACGTCTCGCAGCTGGACCCGGACCTGGCCTTCACCACCACCACCCAGTTCATCAACCGGCTGGGCAGCATCGAGGCCCGCGTGTGCGTGCAGCACGTGATGCCTCACGCAAAGAAGACGCATGACCTGTTCTGGGACAGCACGGGGCCGCACCAGCCCGGTCTGCTCCAGATTTTCGGCGACACCTACGGCAACGTCGGCAACGGGTGGGACGGCGAGCTGTGCGGGACGTACGTGAGCGGTGGCTCCACGCCCATCACGGACTACACCACGGTCATCCAGCCCATCTGGAATGCCAACTGCACGGTCTGCCACACGGGTGGCTCGCCTCCGGGGGAGCTCAGCCTGGCGTCCGCCGTGTCCTACGCGCAGCTCGTCAACGTGGGCGCCACGCAGAGCACGCTGGACCGCATCGAGCCGTTCAGCCCGAACAACAGCTACGTGTGGCACAAGCTCAACGGGACGCAGGCGGGTCCGCCGGCGAATGGCGGCGGTGCCCAGATGCCGGCCGGGGGGGCCCCGCCGCTGTCCGCGGGGAACCTGAGCAGCATCTCCAGTTGGATCAATGGCGGCGCCCTGCCGTGA
- a CDS encoding methyltransferase, translating to MDFQERLEALTHQLRPWSPLWSRSILQGWPGSGAAYPEDWLAYARSLDDAGERRLDQGALVGVPPPSLDALLGALQELTALPWHEGLHALTVSETQGLSAKKTHELERVLALLAPRTRFIHQAVDIGGGMGHLARLCARTFGWTFHSIDRDAALQDKGRRWLTKTHPPSGGTLCFIQASVEDGLQPQLDPLFSGRDRASIGLHTCGPLALTQIRKSQGAGFILNIGCCYDKLEAPRDYPVSRFGGAHPLPFTPHALALTTRGRHHKTEVEFARMKRVYAWRFAFDLLSRQRFPERGFVRAGDAPRTLYAGRFAVYARDRLEHLGLAPGMTDAELDAFEVSVRAETRELLLCHLLRDRFARALEVVLLLDRAILLEELGFQVELLQLFDPRLSPRNLALIASRSA from the coding sequence ATGGACTTCCAGGAGCGACTCGAGGCGCTCACGCACCAACTCCGGCCCTGGTCCCCGCTCTGGTCCCGCTCCATCCTCCAGGGCTGGCCCGGGTCCGGCGCCGCCTATCCCGAGGACTGGTTGGCCTATGCCCGGTCGCTCGATGACGCGGGCGAGCGGCGCCTGGACCAGGGAGCGCTCGTGGGCGTCCCGCCTCCGTCCCTGGACGCGCTCCTGGGCGCGCTCCAGGAACTGACGGCGCTGCCCTGGCACGAGGGCCTTCACGCGCTGACGGTCTCGGAGACGCAGGGACTCAGCGCCAAGAAGACCCACGAGCTCGAGCGGGTGCTCGCCCTGCTCGCGCCGAGGACGCGCTTCATCCACCAGGCGGTCGATATCGGCGGCGGCATGGGACATCTCGCCCGCCTCTGTGCGCGGACGTTCGGGTGGACCTTCCACAGCATCGATCGGGACGCCGCGCTGCAGGACAAGGGCCGGCGGTGGCTGACGAAAACCCACCCCCCGAGCGGGGGCACCCTGTGTTTCATCCAGGCCTCCGTCGAGGACGGGCTCCAACCACAGCTCGATCCGCTCTTCTCCGGCCGGGACCGGGCCTCCATCGGTCTGCACACCTGCGGGCCGCTCGCCCTCACGCAGATCCGCAAGAGCCAGGGGGCGGGCTTCATCCTGAACATCGGCTGCTGCTACGACAAGCTGGAGGCCCCGCGGGATTACCCCGTCTCACGCTTCGGGGGCGCGCATCCGCTGCCCTTCACCCCGCATGCCCTGGCGCTGACGACGCGGGGACGGCATCACAAGACCGAGGTGGAGTTCGCGCGGATGAAGCGGGTGTACGCGTGGCGCTTCGCGTTCGATCTCCTATCGAGGCAGCGCTTTCCCGAGCGCGGCTTCGTGAGAGCAGGGGACGCGCCCCGGACGCTCTATGCCGGACGCTTCGCCGTCTACGCGCGCGACCGCCTGGAGCACCTGGGCCTCGCGCCCGGCATGACGGACGCCGAGCTGGATGCCTTCGAGGTGTCCGTTCGCGCCGAGACGCGGGAGCTTCTGCTCTGCCACCTGCTGAGGGACCGCTTCGCGAGGGCGTTGGAGGTCGTGCTCCTGCTTGATCGCGCGATCCTCCTGGAGGAGCTGGGCTTCCAGGTCGAGCTCCTCCAGCTCTTCGATCCGCGCCTGTCTCCGCGCAACCTCGCGCTCATCGCGTCGCGGAGCGCTTGA
- a CDS encoding LysR substrate-binding domain-containing protein: MLELRHFKLIAAVADTGSLAAASRHLHLTSSALSHQLRDAEERLGVQLFLRRQRRLLLTGAGEKLLSSARRVLTEVAQAEALCRAHPQDDLLRLSTGCYTVYGWLPPILGQWQAEYPRSELRIVLEATRQPLDALLSGGLDLALTTDVPRQARLAQTPLFEDELLLVVPAGHALARRGHVTAEELVSEHLLTYAAPREQLDVFTRVLWPANVEPQRVSPVPLTEALIELVRGGVGVTALPGWMLPAQRHGLHAIRLTPRGVRRRWSAVTRTSRQRPASLTRFIQLLRERFSSGGPKAPQLPVGIV, encoded by the coding sequence ATGCTCGAGCTTCGTCACTTCAAGCTGATTGCCGCGGTCGCCGACACCGGAAGCCTGGCCGCGGCGAGCCGACATCTTCACCTCACATCCTCGGCCCTGAGCCACCAGCTCCGCGACGCCGAGGAGCGTCTGGGCGTGCAGCTCTTCCTGCGCCGCCAGCGACGTCTGCTCCTGACCGGCGCGGGCGAGAAACTCCTCAGCTCGGCGCGACGGGTCCTGACCGAGGTGGCCCAGGCAGAGGCGCTCTGCCGTGCACACCCGCAGGACGACCTGCTCCGGCTCAGCACGGGCTGCTACACGGTGTATGGCTGGCTGCCGCCCATCCTGGGGCAGTGGCAGGCGGAGTACCCGCGCTCCGAGCTGCGCATCGTCCTGGAAGCCACGCGTCAGCCCCTCGACGCGCTGCTGAGCGGAGGGCTGGATCTCGCGTTGACCACGGACGTCCCACGGCAAGCCCGCCTGGCGCAGACCCCGCTCTTCGAGGACGAGCTCCTGCTGGTGGTTCCCGCGGGCCACGCGCTGGCGCGGCGCGGCCATGTCACGGCGGAGGAGCTGGTGTCGGAGCACCTGCTCACCTATGCCGCGCCCCGGGAGCAGCTCGATGTCTTCACGCGCGTGCTCTGGCCCGCGAACGTCGAGCCACAGCGGGTTTCACCCGTGCCCCTCACCGAGGCGCTCATCGAGTTGGTGCGAGGGGGGGTCGGCGTGACGGCTCTGCCCGGATGGATGCTACCGGCCCAGCGCCATGGACTGCACGCCATCCGGCTCACGCCCCGCGGAGTCCGCCGCCGCTGGAGCGCTGTCACCCGCACGTCCCGCCAGCGCCCCGCGTCGTTGACCCGCTTCATCCAGCTCCTGCGCGAGCGCTTCTCCTCGGGCGGACCGAAGGCGCCCCAGCTACCGGTGGGCATCGTGTGA
- a CDS encoding MBL fold metallo-hydrolase produces the protein MPQTDSFTSMTPFQASAEASRPERTGRRDFLRAAVSLAAGAALLPPGTGRAAKPDDSAALRAQRLAWAGVRLQLGKDTLFLDPLLDPAVWGPALKDPLVPLDVADGGRFVLVTHRHPDHFDRMAVRKVLGDTGTLVCAPDTAAAAAAAGFRVRSAPLYEPVLLNDFTATAVPAADGYGDTQVSWVVSGGGRRIIHCGDTLWHGSWWHIGRQFGPFDAAFLPINGARFGWRKPVSDIHAVLTPEQAVAAAVVLGARLLVPIHYGVAASEDYQEVPGAEALLLAAARKRKVNVELARPGEWLTWRPRT, from the coding sequence ATGCCCCAGACAGACAGCTTCACGAGCATGACGCCATTCCAGGCCTCGGCAGAGGCATCACGGCCCGAGCGGACCGGCCGCCGGGACTTCCTACGCGCGGCGGTCTCCCTCGCCGCGGGCGCGGCGCTACTTCCCCCTGGCACGGGCCGTGCGGCGAAGCCTGACGACAGCGCAGCGCTTCGCGCACAGCGGCTGGCCTGGGCCGGAGTGCGGTTGCAGCTGGGGAAGGACACGCTCTTCCTGGACCCATTGCTCGACCCCGCTGTGTGGGGGCCCGCGCTGAAGGACCCGCTCGTCCCCCTGGACGTGGCCGACGGCGGGCGCTTCGTGCTGGTGACCCATCGCCATCCCGACCACTTCGACCGGATGGCCGTTCGCAAGGTGCTGGGGGACACTGGCACGCTGGTGTGCGCCCCGGACACGGCCGCCGCGGCCGCCGCGGCGGGGTTCCGAGTGCGGTCCGCTCCGCTCTACGAGCCCGTCCTGCTCAATGACTTCACCGCCACCGCCGTTCCCGCGGCGGACGGCTACGGCGATACCCAGGTGTCCTGGGTTGTCTCCGGAGGAGGCCGTCGCATCATCCACTGCGGCGACACGCTGTGGCACGGGTCCTGGTGGCACATCGGGCGTCAGTTCGGCCCCTTCGATGCGGCATTCCTGCCCATCAACGGGGCACGCTTTGGCTGGCGGAAGCCCGTGAGCGACATACATGCCGTCCTGACACCGGAGCAGGCGGTCGCGGCGGCCGTGGTGCTGGGGGCCCGGCTCCTCGTTCCCATCCACTATGGCGTCGCGGCCTCCGAGGACTACCAGGAGGTCCCGGGCGCGGAAGCGCTGCTCCTGGCAGCGGCGCGGAAGCGGAAGGTGAACGTGGAACTGGCACGCCCGGGGGAGTGGCTGACCTGGCGGCCCCGGACCTGA
- a CDS encoding GNAT family N-acetyltransferase, whose translation MPVDEILESNTQFLNAWRYFARHSPTGEVLDLPEVHIASSNVSWMMLNVAFLPAPLETEAELRSAAAAAARYFAPRGNGWMLAVCEDWLAPGLRPRAAELLASHGLQTGMDTIGMVTDRLMEPVRPLPSLDFRQAADARGRQDVADTNAHAYDAPGDVVRAALDVPAYFAGEGQGVGYVAYRNGEVASCATVLPIEGIAYVALVATMKEHRRLGCAEAVIRQSLAEAHRSQGLQRTVLHATPAGHPVYLRMGYRPVTRIHFYMAAASGR comes from the coding sequence ATGCCCGTTGATGAGATTCTCGAATCCAATACGCAGTTCCTCAATGCCTGGCGCTACTTCGCGCGGCACAGCCCGACCGGCGAGGTCCTCGACCTGCCCGAGGTGCACATCGCCTCGTCCAACGTCTCCTGGATGATGCTGAACGTGGCCTTCCTCCCGGCCCCGCTGGAGACGGAGGCGGAACTGCGGAGCGCCGCGGCCGCCGCCGCCCGCTACTTCGCGCCCCGGGGGAACGGGTGGATGCTCGCTGTCTGCGAGGACTGGCTGGCTCCCGGGCTGCGACCGCGGGCCGCGGAATTGCTTGCCTCCCATGGCTTGCAGACCGGCATGGACACCATCGGAATGGTCACCGACCGCCTCATGGAACCCGTGCGGCCCCTGCCATCGCTCGACTTCCGCCAGGCCGCGGATGCGCGGGGCCGGCAAGACGTGGCGGACACCAATGCGCACGCCTACGACGCGCCGGGAGACGTGGTACGCGCGGCCCTCGATGTGCCGGCCTACTTCGCGGGCGAGGGGCAGGGGGTGGGCTATGTGGCCTACCGCAACGGGGAGGTGGCGAGCTGCGCGACGGTTCTCCCCATTGAGGGCATTGCCTACGTCGCGCTGGTAGCCACGATGAAGGAGCACCGCCGGCTCGGCTGCGCCGAGGCGGTCATCCGCCAGTCGCTCGCCGAGGCGCATCGCTCGCAGGGGCTGCAACGGACGGTACTGCACGCGACCCCGGCGGGTCATCCCGTCTACCTCCGCATGGGCTACCGGCCGGTGACGCGCATCCACTTCTACATGGCAGCGGCGAGCGGACGATAG
- a CDS encoding alpha/beta hydrolase encodes MKRRTPGSARAFPRGALRATGMLVLLCLIGCGAKRETTRAAEAPAEVLPPESSARVHARPGPVKGEHGPLGLHPLGLGGKRDGLLYVPRSYRLEQPAALMVLLHGSRGNARQMLEVMEPLADAEGFLLLLPESRDTTWDHKMGRHGQDLAFLDQALAHVFARYAVAPERISLAGFSAGASYALSLGILNGDLFPRIIAFSPSFVHAAEPRGEPRIFIAHGDKDAALPVEQTGRRIVTELGAAGFEVRYHEFSGGHSVPAEVARVAADWLRETSAAR; translated from the coding sequence ATGAAGCGAAGGACTCCAGGAAGTGCTCGAGCCTTCCCGAGGGGCGCTCTGCGCGCCACCGGGATGCTGGTGCTGCTGTGCCTCATTGGCTGTGGAGCGAAGCGGGAGACGACACGCGCGGCCGAGGCTCCGGCCGAGGTCCTCCCTCCCGAGTCCAGTGCGCGCGTGCACGCCCGCCCAGGGCCGGTGAAAGGCGAGCACGGCCCCCTGGGGTTGCATCCCCTGGGCCTGGGTGGGAAGCGCGATGGGTTGTTGTACGTGCCTCGCTCCTATCGCCTGGAGCAGCCCGCGGCGCTGATGGTGCTGCTGCATGGCTCGCGTGGAAACGCGCGGCAGATGTTGGAGGTGATGGAGCCTCTGGCGGACGCCGAGGGCTTCCTCCTTCTGCTCCCCGAGTCACGGGACACGACGTGGGACCACAAGATGGGCCGTCACGGTCAGGACCTGGCCTTCCTGGACCAGGCCCTGGCCCACGTCTTCGCGCGCTACGCCGTGGCGCCGGAGCGCATCAGCCTCGCGGGCTTCTCGGCTGGCGCGTCCTATGCGCTGTCGTTGGGCATCCTCAACGGCGACCTGTTCCCGCGCATCATCGCCTTCTCGCCGAGCTTCGTTCACGCAGCTGAGCCCCGAGGCGAGCCGCGCATCTTCATCGCACATGGCGACAAGGACGCGGCGCTTCCTGTCGAGCAGACGGGCCGCCGAATCGTCACGGAGCTGGGCGCCGCGGGCTTCGAGGTGCGCTACCACGAGTTTTCGGGCGGCCACTCGGTTCCCGCCGAGGTGGCGCGCGTTGCCGCCGACTGGCTCCGCGAGACGAGCGCGGCGAGATGA
- a CDS encoding Crp/Fnr family transcriptional regulator: MKHKLVDYFRRISPLSDEEAQAILDSMVVKTCPKGTHLLMAGQVCTEAYFVLQGCVRQYYVVDGEERSNGFFTEDEWVLSIHSMMNQTPAEHFLVCAEDTTMVVGTEQREAGLYRRFPRFESISRRVMQKVLAEQQERFASYLTDTPEQRYLKLSKTRPDILQRIPQYQLASYIGVKPESLSRIRKRIATRGKPATPRRKA, translated from the coding sequence ATGAAACACAAGCTCGTCGACTACTTCCGCCGCATCTCTCCTCTGTCGGACGAGGAGGCCCAGGCCATTCTGGACAGCATGGTGGTGAAGACCTGTCCGAAAGGCACGCACTTGCTCATGGCGGGCCAGGTCTGCACCGAGGCCTACTTCGTCCTCCAGGGCTGCGTCCGCCAGTACTACGTCGTCGACGGTGAAGAGCGGAGCAACGGGTTCTTCACCGAGGACGAATGGGTCCTCTCGATTCACAGCATGATGAACCAGACCCCGGCGGAGCACTTCCTGGTCTGCGCGGAAGACACCACGATGGTGGTGGGCACCGAGCAACGCGAGGCGGGCCTCTATCGACGCTTCCCCCGCTTCGAGAGCATCTCCCGGAGGGTGATGCAGAAGGTCCTGGCGGAGCAGCAGGAGCGGTTCGCTTCCTATCTCACCGATACCCCGGAGCAGCGCTACCTCAAGCTCTCGAAGACGCGGCCGGACATCCTCCAGCGGATTCCCCAGTACCAGCTGGCCAGCTACATCGGCGTGAAGCCCGAGTCGCTGAGCCGGATCCGAAAGCGTATTGCCACGCGCGGCAAGCCGGCTACGCCGCGACGGAAGGCGTGA
- a CDS encoding DUF4386 domain-containing protein: MNTTRLYSRSLGILFLLPFFAYGIGTALVTSVLNEPEHLAVVAGQRTLFVGGALLLLLNSITVVGLGVLFFPILRERSPSIAIAYVCTRVMEALLLIVGVVFLLCILQLGESAQGQTTPELVTLSRLLSKGNFWAYQLAMIILGAGSVAFCLSLYRSRLLPSLLPLVGAVGYGLLALGAVLELFGLPWGILFSGPGGLFELFLGGWLIAKGFRTVTPSVAA; encoded by the coding sequence ATGAACACCACCCGCCTCTACTCCCGCTCCCTGGGAATTCTCTTTCTCCTTCCGTTCTTCGCCTACGGCATCGGCACCGCGCTCGTCACCTCCGTCCTGAATGAGCCGGAGCACCTGGCCGTGGTGGCCGGGCAGAGGACGCTGTTCGTCGGGGGCGCGCTGCTGCTCCTGTTGAACTCCATCACCGTCGTCGGGCTTGGCGTGCTGTTCTTTCCGATACTCCGCGAGCGGAGCCCGAGCATCGCCATCGCGTACGTCTGCACGCGGGTGATGGAGGCGCTGCTCCTCATCGTCGGAGTGGTGTTCCTTCTGTGCATCCTTCAGCTCGGAGAATCCGCGCAAGGGCAGACGACGCCGGAGCTGGTGACCCTGTCCAGACTTCTCTCGAAGGGGAACTTCTGGGCGTACCAGCTCGCGATGATCATCCTGGGGGCCGGCAGCGTGGCGTTCTGCCTGTCGCTGTACCGCTCCCGGCTTCTTCCCTCGTTGCTCCCGCTGGTGGGCGCGGTGGGCTACGGGCTTCTGGCGCTGGGGGCCGTCCTCGAGCTCTTCGGGCTGCCGTGGGGCATCCTCTTCTCCGGGCCCGGGGGCCTGTTCGAGCTGTTCCTCGGTGGCTGGCTCATCGCCAAGGGGTTCCGGACGGTCACGCCTTCCGTCGCGGCGTAG